CATGTAGATACCTTCCATTGTAGAGACAAACGAACGACCTTTACGATCTTTATTTACTGACAAAACTTTATAGAAATTGTTCAGCGCCACCGTTTCCGAGAAATTCTACGTAGATAATGTTAGATACACATGTATTTACGTGACTCCTACCGTGGGGCTGACTGCCTTCACATGATTGTTCATTGTAACATTATCATTGCGAAgaatttgaattattttgGAAGGACAGTCTTTAAACATTCGGCTCTGCTCAAAATCTAGAGAAAGTTCTCACTAAATAAAGCATGGCCACGCGTCTATCTATTGACCTTCAGTGAACTGCAAAGGAATGCTATAGTTTTCTGCATCAACTTCATACAGTACGTTTTCATCGGCAGTGATAACGTTAAGTGCTTCAAAGCCAAGACAAGTGCCCCAAACAGGCCACACTTGGCCCGAGTCAGTAGCCTATGATTTAATAGAAGCAGAGCGGTCTTACTGCGAGTTATCCTTGCAATTACATTAATGGAGTGCTGGTAAACTTGCTTAGCAATCTCAAAATATCTAGAAGTGACCAAATTTTGTCCGCCACCCGGAAAAAGAACTCTACAAAAATTAGTAGAAATTTTTATTCAAAATGTACTCGTGAAAAATTACCCATTTATTGACGACAAAACTGTGCTCAATTCCTCCGACGTCCAATTTAACCTAGAaattgaaatcgaaaaaacATCGTGGGCAACATGTCGCGTTTTACATAATAGGTACAACGCGAGCTCCAGCCGATTCGATGTATTTGACATAGGAGGCGGCCAAATAGAATTGGTGTCCAGGAAAGCGGGTAGTCGTCTCGGTCAGAAGTCCTAGAGAACTCGTTCAAACTCGCACGCTAAGGCGTGACTACGCACACCAATAATAGGCCGATTATTGAGCGACTCGCTTAGAGATATCAGCGAGGAAGCGAGAACAAAAGCAAGTCTCCACATTGTTATGTCATGTGACTCCAAAGCGTCCGGGAGTTCGAGTTGTGGAACTGCGAAGTCAGCTTCTTGTAGCAGCATGTCCTGGGGTCAGGGATATCACCAACAAGGCCATGTAGGTGTCagaacgcgtcgacgagtacCGATTGTGATTATCGTTGCTGCAGAGACCGAGTGCACCGGGCTACGGCGCTTCGTACGGTTCTGCTCCGCCACCAGCGGCTCATTCTGGCTATGGAGCACCGCCTCCAGCGGCTCATTCTGGCTATGGAGCACCGCCTCCAGCTCAAGCTCATTACGGGCAGCAGGAATATCACCACAGCGGCCACGGATACGGACAGCCAGGAGGCTACGCCCCTTCGGGGCCATCGGGGGCCCCACCCGGCGTAGATCCGACGTTATTCGCTTGGTTTCAAGTCAGTagtaataaaaaatcaaattgtTTCGATTTGAAAGTGTCTAAACTTCTTAGGCTGTCGACGCCGACAGGTCGGGTTCAATTTCCTCCGTGGAATTGAGACAAGCTTTGGTAAACGGAAATTGGTCGCATTTCAATCAGGAGACGTGTCGCTTGATGATCGGAATGTTTGACAAGGACAAGTGAGAACCTTAATTAGTTAAATATTCCACGCCCACACCTTTTTGTCCTcgcaaaaaaaaaggagcGGAACAATTGACGTGCACGAATTTGCCGCTTTGTGGAAATATATACAAGACTGGAAGAGTTGCTTTGATAGGTACAACAATTTGGGTCACGTCTTCTCAGATAAATGAGTTTGTGTGTCTAGCTTTGATAGAGATCGTTCTGGATCAATTGATGCTGGAGAATTGCACCAGGCATTCACCTCATTTGGATATCGTCTGTACGCGGATCTTTTGCGGAAAGGAACAGGGGGAGTAAATGCTGCGTGATTTAGGTCGATTGACTTTTGTCGTCTTTGTGTTCATCAATTCGATCGCGCCGACGTGAACACCATGAAGCTAGACGACTTCATTCAATGCTGCGTCATGTTGAAATGTCTAACGGACGCCTTTCGACGCTTTGACGTCCATCAGACGGGCGTTATTAACGTCAGTTACGAACAGGTGAAAAACAAATGTTTattatatttttttatatgACTTGTACTGACATTATTACGTCCAGTTCCTAGAAATGGCCTTGGACAATACCCTGAGCATTTGAATAACTCGCACAAAATGAAGGAACAATAGCTAACCTGTGTTTAGGCAGTACACACGTGTTTTTAGTATACGTAGCATTAGTTCTCTGTCCTTTCTAACTATCGGCTTGGACTGCATTTCCTCTCTGATCACTCCCTACATCGctattctctttctcttccacaACGACGCCGAGCAAACTGCTCCGATTGCTTCCGctgctgacgtcactc
The Oscarella lobularis chromosome 3, ooOscLobu1.1, whole genome shotgun sequence DNA segment above includes these coding regions:
- the LOC136185436 gene encoding gamma-glutamyl hydrolase-like, with the protein product MWRLAFVLASSLISLSESLNNRPIIGLLTETTTRFPGHQFYLAASYVKYIESAGARVVPIMLNWTSEELSTVLSSINGVLFPGGGQNLVTSRYFEIAKQVYQHSINATDSGQVWPVWGTCLGFEALNVITADENVLYEVDAENYSIPLQFTEDFEQSRMFKDCPSKIIQILRNDNVTMNNHVKAVSPTNFSETVALNNFYKVLSVNKDRKGRSFVSTMEAYKYPIYGVQWHPEKNIFEWIASEGINHSSNAVLVTQYMANFFVSQARMNDNHFSTSEEEDKYLIYRYSPIFTGENVKSSFEQCYVW
- the LOC136185439 gene encoding programmed cell death protein 6-like isoform X1 — protein: MSWGQGYHQQGHRPSAPGYGASYGSAPPPAAHSGYGAPPPAAHSGYGAPPPAQAHYGQQEYHHSGHGYGQPGGYAPSGPSGAPPGVDPTLFAWFQAVDADRSGSISSVELRQALVNGNWSHFNQETCRLMIGMFDKDKSGTIDVHEFAALWKYIQDWKSCFDSFDRDRSGSIDAGELHQAFTSFGYRLSIDFCRLCVHQFDRADVNTMKLDDFIQCCVMLKCLTDAFRRFDVHQTGVINVSYEQFLEMALDNTLSI
- the LOC136185439 gene encoding programmed cell death protein 6-like isoform X2, whose translation is MSWGQGYHQQGHRPSAPGYGASYGSAPPPAAHSGYGAPPPAQAHYGQQEYHHSGHGYGQPGGYAPSGPSGAPPGVDPTLFAWFQAVDADRSGSISSVELRQALVNGNWSHFNQETCRLMIGMFDKDKSGTIDVHEFAALWKYIQDWKSCFDSFDRDRSGSIDAGELHQAFTSFGYRLSIDFCRLCVHQFDRADVNTMKLDDFIQCCVMLKCLTDAFRRFDVHQTGVINVSYEQFLEMALDNTLSI